In Setaria italica strain Yugu1 chromosome I, Setaria_italica_v2.0, whole genome shotgun sequence, the genomic window AGGCTTTCATGGTTCACGGATGACGGATCGTGAGAAATTCATTCtggttgctggcttgctgctgcTCTTTGGTTTTGTTGCCCGCTTTCCCTCGCTGATTTAGTCAGTTTGTTTGTTTGGCTGCGAAAAGACGATTTTCGGAAAACGTTCGATCCCGTGAATCAAATTATGGCAAAATGATCATCCTTTCAGCGACGAACGAAAAGCTACCTGCTCAATCTACATTGCAATCTCCCCGTCAGCCTGGCACAACACAAAGCCGCCTGCACAGCGTCTTTCAGCGCAATGGCTTGATCGAGCTCGACTGCAGTGGCAACGGAGCAAGCCATCCTGGCTACAGTGCCATAGATGCATGTCAAGGCAATCACGTCCACAGCGGTTTTCCAGACGCTAAATTTTGAAACACTGCTCCAACAACCGCTAAGTATTCTCGAACAtgcaggagaactgcgtatcaatatattaagaagagAAAGATTTAAAGAAACCTAAAGTTACAGCACAGGTTTTTGTTTTGGGCAAACCTGTACAAAAATCTCTTAAACTATCAAGCACCAGGACCCAAATTAGACCAAGGACCCTAACTGCTCTTGTGAGGGCACTCGGGTGAGGAGATGTGAAATTCCTCGAGTCCCAGCCATACACCACAAGTGCATTTCATCTCTTATAAAAGACAACTAGAATTATGATGGAGTCAAGATCCTTCAGCACTTGACCATCCACTGTACCACTCACTCTTGCCCACCAATCATCAAAGGAGGAATCTTCCAGCTGAGGAGCTAAAGCCTGCAAGTCGACGCTGTGAAGTATGCTAAACCATACTTGACGGGTGAAGACACAAGAGACCAGCAGGTGATTAATTATCTCCTCCTCTTGATCACACAATGAGCAGCGCTTAGGGTGAGGTAAATTCCTCTTGGCAAGGCGATCGACCATCCAACATATGTTGTATGCTACTAGCCACATGAAAAATTTTCACTTTGCCTAGTGCCTATCTCTTCCAAATCATTTCATAAGGTCTGAATTGAGTGACACCAATGAATAGAGCTTCATAAGCTGATTTTGCTGAATATCTTCCTGAAGCAACCGCGAAGTAATGTGGTCGAAACTTAAATATCATTTCACTTCGTCAACATTTCCATTAATATAATATACATACCGGTGAATAATAGGTACAGTTGCttcgtactccctccatctcaaattataattatagatcattttagtttttccagattcatagatattattatacacgtAGACCTAGGATGTATCTAAATATAtaacaaaatttataaattaaaaaagccataacaaaatttataaattaaaaaagccaaaacgaggacggagggagggagtagttcATATCAACACGACAGTAAGGAAGTATGGAATAATCTTTTGTTGATTATGGAGGAAATTTCACATGGACAGCTAGATTGTTACATCATTTGGATTTTTGAGTAATTGCCCGATATATTACATTGACTACACACATGCTTCTAAACATACAGTTGAATCAACTACTTCTCGACAACAAATAACAGACAGATCAGGATATAATTGAGGCATTATACACGACATCAGGAAACCTATGGCCTATAGACTATATATATGATATGATGATGCAAATGTTTTACCTAAATAGACACCTAAAATGCTGAAGTTAGACTTTACAGGAGACAGCTGTGAAGAAACCAAAAGACATTGTCACCAAATGCTAGTTACACCAAAGAATGCCCCTTCCTCTCATGGAATCAATGGCTCAGCTGCTCGACTGCTGTGAAGCATTCATGATTTCAGTCTCCAGTCAGAAATACACAGGCGTTATTGATCTTTACATGTTGTCACCACTGCTAATACAGTAATAAGAGATCAGCTGTTCCAAGTTATCATGAAGCAACCATATCAATCTGACTCTTCACAGGTGTTACCAGATGATTAAATGGTCCGCCTCTTCAATTAACAGGAATGTACAGGTACCTTGCAGGTCTACGGCTGGCAACACCAACCGTATGCAGTATTACAGTTGAAGCCTACGGTGGATCTCGCAATGAGGGACTAGCCATTCTAACACGGTGAGCAACAGATACAGGTGGCCTGCCAACTGCTTCCAATATCCTAGTGAACACAACCTTTGTTGGAACACATGTCACTAGAGGAACTGCTCCCCCTGATTTGATTAAACCACCAAATATGTCATTGCGCCAATGTGCCTTTGCTTGGCTACCTTCTCCATGATGTTTTTTCCCAGTGGAAATGGAAGACAGGGCTCGAACTTTCTGGCTTGAGAGGTTTGTTTTCTTGGATGATTTCTTATGGGACTTAGATGACGACCTCCTAGCATTTGAACTGCTTTTTTTATTTGCCTTGACCTGGTGATTCGAAGAAGATGAGTATTTTCTTAAGGTTGGTTTCATCTCCCAATCAGAATAAGCAAGGCCACCATCATTATCGCCATCCAACAATGCTCCTGATGGATTTGAACGCGGAACTCTTTGCATGTTAGTCCTCCTGCCTGTTGGCCAAGCAGGTGGAGCAGTTGTGCTCTCTTGCAGACTACTGTCACCACAGAATACCAGATGATCTGTGGAACCATCTTCAAGTATTTCGATTTGGATAGGGTGTCCAACAATTGCTTTGCCATTCAGTCTGCTCATTAAGGAGACAAGAGGGACATGCTCTCCTTGGTAGCTGGCCTGAACTTTCAGGTTAACATCGAACAACATTGGTCCCATGCCACCAAATCGTGAAGTGAACTTTCTTTGGTAAAATGAAGGTCCATCCCAATATACATTTCGATCAACACGATATATTCGATCAGCATCCTTGTTTAGGGGAGAAACATTTGAAGAGTCATTTTCGTAGTCATTAAAGTAACTGTAGCCCCGGTTAAGATCTCTTGTGGCTCTCAAGGATGAATGATAGTTTTTACCACGGTACAAGTTAGCCTCTGAATGGCTTGTGTCCTCAAATAAATCAGTTTCATCAGAATCATAATTGGGCTCCTCCTTGACTTGGTAAAAACTTTGCCCAATAAACTGCTCACAAGAGGTTTGCATACTTTCTTTTCTCGGATTTCCACCATTTGTCTTATGCCAAGACCCTTTCAATGAACTATTGTATTTATCTAACCAGGTATTTCCATCTGTCATATCCACCAATCTCTTTGCTGCATTGCGGCTGTTACGTTTACCTTTCATATGCCACTGGGAGACACCCAGCTCAGAAGaaccatcctcttcctctgatTCATTCAACTGGGACATATAAGTACAATAGGTGGCCTCATTGTCATTATAATCCACATGCCTGAACTTGTCAGAAACTGGAATGGAGTAAGGATCAGGAGCACATGACTCTATAGGCAGAATCACAGTTGCATCTGCCAAAAGATTGCCATATCAAAAGTCAACAAACAAGGAAAAGATTGAAACCTCTACAGAAAACTAGGATGCAAGAAATTGTATTAGTAACATAATATGAATTTCAGTAACAAAGGGCTTGCGGCAAAATAGAAGGTTAAACAAAGGTAACATTAAATATTTCAGGTAATTATTTATTGCTTTCTGGCGACCTTTTCGTTATTTAATCAGGCTCCAGGGATGCCCCAGTTCCTTgttttgcatgatttttttacAAAGTTATATTAATTCAGCTATATTCTGATTATGATATAAGACCATGCAAGCCAAAAATGCAGTAGTAAGGAGCAATACAACTGCACCTACTGTTTCACCTCTAACATACCATTTTCAGAAACACCCACACAGAGAAGTACAGATAATTTTAAGTGATGAATTACTTAACGAAAACGCTAATGATCCAGAATATAGTTAATGACTATTGCATCTTTGAAGTCTCAATACTATAAAATGTGACTAATCTATTCCTGATTCCTCCAACTTACATGCCCAAAAATATTTTAACCATCATGTTGAGGGCATCATATCGCTCATACCTATAATTGTTCCGGCTCTGCTAACATATTTACCTCATAAAAACGAATCAACTATTCATCAACATCATCCAACACAGCCTTCCCCATGGTTTGAACAAATGATCACAACTACATGTACAAAGTAATTACAGCAATTAAGTTCTTCGTAACCCTTAACCCTGTGTGTGTATTATAAATAATACAAGTAGTCAAACGGGGTCCTGTGTATGTATATACTTACAAATGATTCAAGTAGTCAAAAGGGATATATATGACGGTCAATCATGCTATATATAGGTAAGTCGAGAATGCAATCTGAAGCATGTTTATGCGAAGTAAAAGCTTAAAGTGTGGTTTATCGAGGGAAATGAAACGTCTACCATCAAAAGCCACAGCAGCCAGGTGAGTCAAACATCTGTCTTGCCATATTTAAAAAGGGAGATATGTTTAAAATGAATTCCAACTGGAAATTGTAATTTTCAGCCCTTATGATGATATTTGTGTCACTAAAGCAGTATGTGTGATACTAATACTAATGTTTTAGTATGTAGTGCTATGCTATAACCCAGCATTTTTTTGACAGTGTAACGTGAATTCAAGTTGAAACTTCATAGAAAGCATcggaaagaagaaaagtgagGTGTATACACATACTTTGCAAAAGTTCAGCATCGTCTTCAGTCTCACTCTCTGAGCATTCCCTCTCTGAAGACTCAGTTATTTGTTTTTCAACAAAGTCAGAAGAAGTCTGCTCCTCAGAAAAATAACCAGGCTGAAGATAGCTTTCATTCTCAAAATCAGCTCCTGTAGAAGTCATTTGTACAGAAGGTAAATCACTGTGACTCTGAGTTTCACCAGAATCACTAGCCATATATGTATATTTACTTCTTCTGGCCCTGGAGGTGGCAAGTGATGGACCATTATTCTCCCCAATTAACAAAGTCCCATAATCATCATTTTGCTCTAAATGATGAGGTGATTTTTCACTGATCTGCAAAACATGAGCAAGTGGTCGACGCCTATCAGATTTTGAAACAAAAGAGTCTTCAAAATCACTTCCATCCGACCTATTCTTCTTCACAATTGTACTTCTCTCCTTGCTCTCTAAAGTTGAACCTCCCTGAGAGGATCTCAAATGGGAGAAATCACCCATGTGATTACTTACAACATTTCCTTGAGCAAGACATTCTGAAAAGTTTCTCTTTGAACCAGCATGTACAAAACAATGGCCTGCTTCTTTCTTTACTTCGAGAGGAACAGATGCATCTTTACGTTTCTTGCTCTTTTTGCTCTTGTAGCGAGTACTTCCAAGGTCTTTGCGGTGTTTAGTACAAGCTGCATTTCATGAAGATAGCTGAGTTTTAGATGCAGCGTACTTGAAGGCCATGCATAATGTACAAGTAATAACTTAAACAAGAATATTTTACTGTCATCTTAGAGGACCTACCAGAAATGTTACCAGTTGGTTCAGGTTTGAAACCTTGAGTCTGATACTTTGATGCAAGCTGCTTCCTCTCCAATTCAAGGGCATGAAGAATAGCATCCTCTCTCCGTgcatatttttctcttttcttcacAAGAGTCCCTTGAGTAGCCTCTGCCTTCTCAATACAGGCATCAAACTCCCCACACCTAAATGCTTTAACACGCTTTGATTTCTCAAGGTTGTACCAATCCCTAAGAAACATAAGGATAACAAGTAAATACAAAAGGAAGAATATGTGAGAAACAGCAATTTTCAGAAATTACGAGTACACCAGGTAGTTAGCAGCAGAGAAAAGGACTTGAGGCAGCAAGTATCCAAGGAATCATCTTTGCATAGGAGCATGTGAAAATTAGTGTTCCACGTGCCAGAATCATCACCTAGAAATGAATATTATTATTCCTGGTATTATATTGCTAATTTTTACATTGTTACCATCTTTTATTATTTGTGTGCCCTTGTTGGTTTTCATCTCTAGGGcgtgtttggtttctttgacaGGCACAGACGCACAGTGTTGCCTTGCCAAGCCAGGATAGCAAGCGAGGCGAGGCGTTTGGATTTTGAGCGAGATTTTCTTGGGGCTCGTGTGGCAAGGTTTGGCTTGCTAGCGCGAGAGAGCCGAATCTGCTCGCCTGGCAAGCACATCGTTGCTGCACCAGCAAGATGAGGCGAGCCTTGAGCGGAAACCAAGCAGCCCCCTAGCCTAGCCCATCTTGCTTGGGGCTAATGTTTTGTTGTTATTATGGTTTTAAATGAAATGGAATTGGAAATGGAAGCGAAATACATGCCCATCTACTGTTCAAGGATATTGACTAGCAAAACAACTGGAACAAGTCTTAAAAAGGATATGCTTAAAATTAGCTGacaagcattgaagaaaacagaTCAAGTGGAGAGGCGGAGAGGAAGTTTTGACAGTATAACATAAGAGGTAATAATAAAGTAAGAAAAAGGGAAGAATAAGTATAATCAAGGATACATAGTAACCTCTTGAGTCTTGAATCATTAACACCTCAACACCTCACAGAATAATAATTCtataatttgatattttttaaaatgcGTTATATCAGTACCATGTCTGCCGTATATTCCAAAGGAAATCACACGAGAGGATCCACACAAGAGCCGAATCATGAATGGTGCCTTCCTCGAACTAGTGAGTGTGAATGTCTTTTATTCTTCCTCAAACTGCTTATCCATTCAGGATATCAAAAGCAACCTACTCTATTTTTTTATCTGTACTGTCTCACAAAACAAAATACGGAAACTAACATGGAAAAGCATTAAACCATATCTACCAACAAATTTAGCATCTTAGAATATTATTGCACAATAGATATGTCTACTCACCGATACATAGCAAGTGTAAGGATTGTAATCTTATATACAACCTGTTTCAATTCCACAAGGAAACAACTCTTTGTGCAACATAATATCTACACCCTGTGATCATAGATGTTATCACAACCGTATAATACATATGCCCAGGAATTTCAGGTTCTTCAGAAAGCATGGGGTACAGAGCAACCGCAATTCCATACATATCCTATTGTTCCCACTGCATATCCTGAATTTGCTATTATTTCCCACTTCTTAAACTTTCATAAATCAAATTGTTTCCACTACATATCCCCAACCAAAAAATACCATGAAGTCGCCCAGGAAGGTTTTCCAAGAGACCAAGACAGGGGAAAAAAATGACAATTAGCAGATTGAACCTTAGAAAGGAAATGGACTCACTCAGTGTCCTATGACAACAGCTCtaaattttgtaacaataaGGTACACAAGAAAGAAACTAGCAATGAACTTGACTACAAGCAAGGAAGATCATATGTCCTGGTGCACACCTATTCTCTCAGGCACCCAAGTTCGTTCAAAGAAATAATTCAGCATCCCAACTGGATCAGAAATAACAGGTAGTCTAAAATGTAAATGTAGCACAGACTCTGGGTTAAAAAAAACTTAAGGCAAACAAGGGAGAGGAAGCTTACACGCTTGCGTCCTCCCGGCCGAGGAGCTTGACCGGCGTGCCCGACCTCGGCGACATGATCTGCGACGGCGGGAGCTCCTCGGGGCCCAGGATCCTGCCAGGCCACCATGACCCGTTCCTCCGGCGCACCCACACGATGGTCCCCGGCGAGGTGTCCCCGACGCCGCAGCAGCCCCCATCCCCGTCCGCTCCTCCCTCCACCGAGCTCCCCACCATCCCGCCTCCCACCAAACCCtaaccgccggccggccccgcccgcctcACCCCGCTTCGAGAAGCTCCCCTCCCCCTCGAGATCTGGCAACCATTCAACTCCCGGAGGGTGCCGGCGTCCAGAGGCGCACCCTCCCCGGCGCCGTCCCCGCGCGACTTGTCCGGCCGAGATCGCgctggccgcggcgcgcgctcTGGCTCTCTCGCCTCAGGCAGCTTCTagaagcttcttcttcttcttctccggggcTCCCAGAGCCCCCTTTCTCCTTGTActgctcctccttctccctccgcccccgccggcgcggGGGGTAGGGGGCTCCGCGGGGTCTCCGGCTCGCTGCCGGTGAAGCGGTCGGTTCCGGCGCGGGCGGCCCCCGGAATATTATTTCCCTCTCTTTTTGTGAAGAAAAAAGTGTGTAATAAaaaggttttcttttctttcggGGCAGTTTGGCTCCTGGTTTCGGGACTTCGGGTCGTCCGGTCCGCgtgggagagagaaaaagaggGTGGGGGGGAGCGAGGCAAATGCTGCCACTGTGCCAGGGAGGCAACCGGCGCGGAGGGAAATGGAAAGGTAACCGACGGGCCGGCGCGAGCCCGGAGGGAAACGTGTGGGCCGAGCCGGGGCGGGCTCGCCCGTAACCACCGGCGCTCGACGGGGGAAGGGGGTAGACAGCCCACGTGGGGTGACGACGTGAGGGGAGGCGTCACGGCTTTGTTTTTTCCCGTTTCCAAGCTGGACTGGTGGTACACGCGTACGAGTAGGATGCAATCGTACGTGACCACGTATTCGttgatggatgatgatgtattttctaaaaaagatccctctatttatttcaaaaaatcCCTATAGCGTTTTTCTCGAACATGCTGCTATGATATTGCTGATCGAGACAAATTTTCGTTCCTTCCCCCAGGTCATTGGAATCTTTTTGCCTCTCtgtactttttttttacttcattcatattcatAAGCATTCAACAATCAACAGCTCAACTTTGATTCAAGGTTGAGCTCGTTAAATGGTTGACTTGAGTACGTTGATTGATTGAAAACGGTGAATTAATAGCATGGAGTCTTGTACTCGGAGGACTCTAAGATGTGTATTTGTGTTCATGAAATTTCCATAGTTTTCATATCTGTGTATAATTAATTAATATTTTTATGGTTTTTACCAAACCGCTAAATGAATTAGCTACCTTTATATTCCGCTTTTTTATAGCTTCTAAAGAGGGTGCCGCTAAGTGGCATAGCTCGCTATTAAAAACCTTGACTTGTACGAATATAGGACAGCGTTGCTAATACTTCttccgtctcaaattactattcgttttaacttttctaaatacataatttttattaagtatttagaaaattcaaaatgaatagtaatttgggacggaaggaatACGCCTATGTTCTTTGATCTATTGGTTGTGTACATAAAGTGCATCGATGGCACATAGGTATTAGCGTTAGATCTGCCCACCACAAAATATTGACTTTACTATAGCCAATAGCCTAGCATCATTTGGCTGTCTAGTGGTATTATACTTCGGATCATCAGGTTTTGTTCATTGTGGATTTTGAGGAAGAAAATCAATGCCAAATGCAGTACTAAATGTGTTGATAGAAAGATACGAGAGGATTTTGACTGTTAGCCACTGTATCCATTATCACTCGTGTACCTCCTCCAACTCATGTTACTTTGTACCATATTGGTTTGCCCCCTGAAACAAGCCAATTAAATTTGACAATGAGAAGCCCACATGAATTCTATGTTTTGAAAGGTTACATGATATGAATTGGAGTAGCTTGCTTTTTCCCCGCGAAAAGTAGCTTACAAAATTTAACACTGATTGTAAAGAGTCACCGTATAAAAGCATCTGTAAAGTGAAAATAGTACTTCAAACATACGCTAGGAAGATTATACTAGTTTCCTAAAATAATATATGTCATGCTTACACCTTTCTTCCCTCTAAATCGCATTTTTTCTCTCCCTCCTATTTTTAGTAAAACATAGTATAGACACAGACACCCACCTACACGCACGCACGCTTATTTTTATAAACGCCATACACACACTAGCCATATAAATCTCTTCGAAGAAACTAGTAAATCTTGAAATTGATGAATTCATCACGGGCGTCTCGCTGCCAACAGAGCATGTCgcctaataaaaaaataatataattatTTAATacaataaatttagaaaaaaatacaaattcaTATTATTTTCTTATCTCTAGCTCTCTACATCCTATCCACAAATCGAGCCAATTTTCGTTGGGACAATCTTTTCGTTAGAAACTCTATGAGTGATTCTGGTTCTATCCTCCTACTAGCAGCCATGTATTTCTATCCTTCTAATAGTAGCCATGGATTTAGTTAATATCAACATTGAACTTTGCCCAGTTTGTCACACCACGAATGCGCTTCGCGCATGTGGTATACTGGTATGTTGACTTATGAATCTTTCACTTAAGTTGCTTATTTTCACAATTTATTACTATTATTATAAACCATCCAGTTAATTCCAAGCAAAGACGAAAAAACTAAGACGGTAGACTTgtgggaattttttttaaaaaatggtgCAAATTATATTCACTCTACCAGAAAGTTCGTCAAATTCTTCTTGAAAGACTTTGACATTTGATTTCACAAATACTTAATTAAGAATGgcacagtatttttttttcatatttgaaATCTTCCATCTCTATTGATTTTGGTTCGAAGACATCGTATTTGACCAGTCACCGAAATATCCTAGAGGCTAAGCACTGTAGAATCAGGCAGAGACCATGGCACAACGATCGCGCGCTCGACAGTCGCCACAGGGCGGTTGCTGTAGCTCGGCGACCTaagcggcgggggcgaggggcGTGCTCGGCAACGGGATGAGAACCACGCAGCATGCCAGATGACGAGGGCGGTGAGGTGCGGctgtggcggcgtggtggcacCGGCGAGGTGCTGGATCAGGTACCGAGAGCGGAGGGGAAAGATAGGCGTTCGGATCAGCTACCGCTCCTGCCCCCAGTTCGTCCTCTGCAACTACGGCAATTTCGACGGTACGGACGGGCGCGGCTGCCTGAATTGGTTCCACTCCTTTTGTAATCTTGCCTATACTGTTTGGTCGATTGATTGATTCCTCCATGAGTTCAGGTGTTTCGTTTAGATCGATCTCCTCTGAGACGTCGTCCGCATCGGGAGCGTGATGGATTGAGCGACTGAAGGAGAAAACCATCCCAGTTGTTCTGCGcattatgcggtaaggatctcATCCAGCAATTTCTGCAACAGTTTCGTATCACAGCTCTAAGTCAATTTACATGGATCTTAAGTCTTATGTCATTGAATTCGTACCGGGTTTTTATGGAATTGAGATATAATAGCAGTTTCATTGTAAACAATGCATTCCACTGGACTCCTGAGCCTGACATATGTAATTTGGGTAGTGGATGGACTTGCTATGTatgttcagaaaaaaaaacgatTCAACAGAATAAAGGTTGGGTGGCAATTCCGGTAAATGCTAAATCAGAAGCATCACATATTCCAGCATGACCATTCAAGTTATAGAAGTTAAGCATGATCTAGTTGTCAGCAAAGTTTTGTAGCAGAATTAACGACATAGTCTTATCAATTCCTGCAGTCTTCTCTGATAACTCAGCACCGTAAGATGCTAAACAATAGACCAGCATGGTATGTCATCTGAATAAACATTACAGTGGATATGGCTAGTTGAAGATATTAAGAGCCTGGTTCTTCATCTCGATAGCTTCCAGGAGCTTCTTAGCCACCGCGCACACATACACTGAG contains:
- the LOC101759778 gene encoding uncharacterized protein At1g51745, producing the protein MVGSSVEGGADGDGGCCGVGDTSPGTIVWVRRRNGSWWPGRILGPEELPPSQIMSPRSGTPVKLLGREDASVDWYNLEKSKRVKAFRCGEFDACIEKAEATQGTLVKKREKYARREDAILHALELERKQLASKYQTQGFKPEPTGNISACTKHRKDLGSTRYKSKKSKKRKDASVPLEVKKEAGHCFVHAGSKRNFSECLAQGNVVSNHMGDFSHLRSSQGGSTLESKERSTIVKKNRSDGSDFEDSFVSKSDRRRPLAHVLQISEKSPHHLEQNDDYGTLLIGENNGPSLATSRARRSKYTYMASDSGETQSHSDLPSVQMTSTGADFENESYLQPGYFSEEQTSSDFVEKQITESSERECSESETEDDAELLQNATVILPIESCAPDPYSIPVSDKFRHVDYNDNEATYCTYMSQLNESEEEDGSSELGVSQWHMKGKRNSRNAAKRLVDMTDGNTWLDKYNSSLKGSWHKTNGGNPRKESMQTSCEQFIGQSFYQVKEEPNYDSDETDLFEDTSHSEANLYRGKNYHSSLRATRDLNRGYSYFNDYENDSSNVSPLNKDADRIYRVDRNVYWDGPSFYQRKFTSRFGGMGPMLFDVNLKVQASYQGEHVPLVSLMSRLNGKAIVGHPIQIEILEDGSTDHLVFCGDSSLQESTTAPPAWPTGRRTNMQRVPRSNPSGALLDGDNDGGLAYSDWEMKPTLRKYSSSSNHQVKANKKSSSNARRSSSKSHKKSSKKTNLSSQKVRALSSISTGKKHHGEGSQAKAHWRNDIFGGLIKSGGAVPLVTCVPTKVVFTRILEAVGRPPVSVAHRVRMASPSLRDPP